One Pseudomonas fluorescens genomic region harbors:
- a CDS encoding ATP-binding protein, with product MNSIFLRIYGGMCAALILVAVLGVLALHLLNQVRSEQYRERLAHGTFSLMADNLQPMNPTERHRALLVWERLLGIPLALKRFAETDLDLTQRTRVQRGLALVEQTGPHAAKVYRLVSDKEQLMLVGEVQQISEQLARATIYLLADELVRVPVGEQPKRLAQIKEEKGFGFDLRLVTVNDADMDEDQSRRVAEGDTVMALGKGGDSIRVFAGMVGTPWVLEIGPLYQMNPYPPEWLVLIAALGLSLIGLIVYLLVRQLERRLRGLEAAATRIAKGSLETRVPARGADSVGRLAAAFNGMAEHLQQLLAIQRELVRAVSHELRTPVARLRFGLEMIGSATTAQALEKYREGMDHDIEDLDKLVDEMLTYARLEQGSPALTFQRIDLDALVNQVIEELAPLRAEVTVQRGLCLSAADNDGAWVEAEPRYLHRALQNLVGNAMRHAHSQVTVSYQVGQLRCRIDVEDDGPGVPEVAWERIFTPFLRLDDSRTRASGGHGLGLSIVRRIIHWHDGRAIIGKSKNLGGACFSLSWPRNQERR from the coding sequence GTGAACTCGATCTTTCTGCGCATCTACGGCGGGATGTGCGCGGCGCTGATTCTGGTGGCGGTGCTCGGCGTGCTGGCGCTGCACCTGCTCAATCAGGTGCGCAGCGAGCAATACCGCGAGCGCTTGGCCCATGGCACTTTTTCGCTGATGGCCGACAATCTGCAACCGATGAACCCGACCGAGCGGCATCGTGCGCTGCTGGTATGGGAGCGGTTGCTCGGCATTCCATTGGCGCTGAAGAGGTTCGCCGAAACCGATCTTGACCTCACCCAGCGTACCCGCGTGCAACGAGGTCTGGCCTTGGTCGAACAGACGGGCCCGCACGCGGCCAAGGTCTACCGCTTGGTCAGCGATAAAGAGCAACTGATGCTGGTGGGCGAAGTGCAGCAGATCAGCGAGCAACTGGCGCGGGCGACGATTTATCTGCTGGCCGACGAATTGGTGCGGGTGCCGGTGGGCGAGCAGCCCAAGCGCCTGGCGCAGATAAAGGAAGAGAAGGGCTTCGGTTTCGACTTGCGTCTGGTGACGGTCAACGACGCCGACATGGACGAAGACCAGAGCCGTCGCGTGGCCGAAGGCGATACCGTGATGGCGCTGGGCAAGGGCGGCGATTCGATCCGGGTGTTTGCCGGCATGGTCGGCACGCCGTGGGTTCTGGAAATCGGCCCGTTGTATCAGATGAATCCTTATCCGCCGGAGTGGCTGGTGCTGATTGCCGCGCTCGGCCTGAGCCTGATCGGGCTCATCGTTTATCTGCTGGTGCGGCAACTTGAACGCCGTTTGCGCGGCCTGGAAGCCGCTGCCACGCGCATCGCCAAAGGCAGTCTGGAAACACGAGTGCCGGCGCGCGGTGCCGACTCGGTCGGGCGCCTGGCGGCGGCATTCAACGGCATGGCCGAGCACTTGCAGCAGTTGCTGGCGATCCAGCGTGAGCTGGTGCGCGCGGTGTCTCACGAACTGCGCACACCAGTGGCGCGCCTGCGTTTCGGTCTGGAGATGATCGGTTCGGCGACCACTGCGCAGGCGCTGGAAAAGTACCGCGAAGGCATGGATCACGACATCGAAGACCTCGATAAACTGGTCGACGAGATGCTCACCTATGCGCGACTGGAACAGGGTTCGCCGGCGCTGACGTTCCAGCGCATCGACCTTGACGCACTGGTCAATCAAGTCATCGAAGAACTGGCGCCGCTGCGTGCCGAAGTCACTGTGCAGCGCGGGTTGTGTCTCTCAGCGGCGGACAATGACGGCGCCTGGGTCGAGGCCGAGCCGCGCTATCTGCACCGCGCGTTGCAGAACCTGGTAGGCAATGCGATGCGCCATGCGCATTCGCAGGTCACCGTGAGTTATCAGGTCGGCCAGTTACGCTGTCGGATTGACGTCGAGGACGATGGGCCGGGGGTGCCGGAAGTGGCTTGGGAGCGGATTTTCACGCCGTTTCTGCGCCTGGATGACAGCCGCACACGGGCGTCGGGAGGGCATGGTCTGGGGTTGTCGATCGTGCGGCGGATCATTCACTGGCATGACGGCCGGGCGATCATTGGCAAGAGCAAAAATTTGGGTGGGGCTTGCTTCAGCTTGAGTTGGCCGAGGAATCAGGAACGCCGCTGA
- a CDS encoding AraC family transcriptional regulator encodes MRERTIASHFARAALGGAQRLGVDCSDLLQQLGISAQLLDEPRARIAPEQFTRLIQGLWLALDDEYLGFGHAPSKPGSFAMMCHASIHCRNLEKALQRGLLFYSLFPATPRLSLTREDEWVRLSLADSSLWDPDHFLTESLLVIWHRLGSWLIGQRIRLEHATFSYAKPTHGAEYDLLFPCPLTFGSEHSSLLFHSRYLHMPLLQDERTLKHFLERSPADLLSRPDDGDSLSSRLRRLLSRDTARWPDLEAVAAQLHISPQTLRRHLREEGTSFQELKDQLRRDIAIYHLGRADLSLQQIAEQLGFSEPSAFHRAFKKWTGLTPGAYRAQEL; translated from the coding sequence ATGCGCGAACGCACCATTGCCAGTCATTTCGCCCGTGCGGCCCTGGGTGGGGCGCAGCGTCTGGGCGTTGACTGCTCGGACCTATTGCAGCAACTGGGCATCAGCGCGCAGTTGCTTGACGAGCCGCGGGCCCGTATCGCGCCCGAGCAATTCACGCGTCTGATCCAGGGCCTGTGGCTGGCGCTGGACGACGAATACCTCGGCTTTGGCCACGCACCGAGCAAACCCGGCAGTTTCGCCATGATGTGCCACGCCTCGATCCACTGCCGCAATCTGGAGAAAGCGCTGCAACGGGGCTTATTGTTTTACAGCCTGTTCCCCGCTACCCCGCGCCTGAGCCTGACGCGCGAAGACGAATGGGTGCGTTTGAGCCTCGCCGATTCGTCGTTATGGGACCCGGACCACTTTCTCACCGAAAGCCTGCTGGTGATCTGGCATCGCCTCGGCAGTTGGCTGATCGGGCAGCGCATTCGCCTCGAACACGCGACGTTCAGCTACGCCAAACCGACCCACGGTGCCGAATACGACCTGCTCTTCCCTTGCCCGCTGACGTTCGGCAGCGAGCACAGCAGTCTGCTGTTCCATAGCCGCTATCTGCACATGCCGCTGTTGCAGGACGAACGCACGCTCAAACACTTCCTTGAACGCTCCCCCGCCGATCTGCTTTCGCGCCCGGACGATGGCGACAGCCTGAGCAGCCGCCTGCGCCGCTTGCTCAGCCGCGACACCGCGCGCTGGCCGGATCTCGAAGCCGTCGCGGCACAACTGCACATCAGCCCGCAAACGTTGCGGCGGCACTTGCGCGAGGAAGGCACGAGTTTTCAGGAACTGAAGGATCAGTTGCGGCGGGATATCGCCATCTATCATTTGGGACGGGCAGATCTGTCGTTGCAGCAGATCGCCGAACAGCTCGGATTCTCCGAACCGTCGGCGTTTCATCGGGCGTTCAAGAAATGGACGGGGCTGACGCCGGGGGCTTATCGGGCGCAGGAGTTGTGA
- a CDS encoding Yip1 family protein — protein MIHHVVGLFTHPDQEWKEIRGDQEESISHMYLTHTLILAAIPAVSAFIGTTQVGWVIGNRPPVMLTVESAIWMTVMSYLAMLGGVAVMGAFVHWMARTYDANPSLARCVAFATYTATPLFVGGLAALYPHMWLGMIVGTAAICYTVYLLYVGLPTFMNIPSDEGFLFSSSVLAVGLVVLVAIMAFTVIVWGLGVGPVYTN, from the coding sequence ATGATCCATCACGTAGTGGGACTGTTTACCCACCCTGATCAGGAATGGAAGGAGATCCGTGGCGACCAAGAAGAAAGCATCAGCCACATGTACCTGACGCACACGCTGATTCTGGCGGCTATCCCGGCGGTCTCGGCGTTCATCGGCACTACTCAGGTGGGCTGGGTGATCGGCAACCGCCCGCCGGTGATGCTGACGGTTGAAAGCGCGATCTGGATGACCGTCATGTCTTACCTGGCGATGCTCGGCGGCGTCGCGGTCATGGGCGCGTTCGTACACTGGATGGCGCGCACCTATGATGCCAATCCGAGCCTGGCGCGTTGCGTGGCGTTCGCTACCTACACCGCGACGCCGTTGTTCGTCGGCGGGCTGGCGGCGCTGTATCCGCATATGTGGCTGGGGATGATCGTCGGCACAGCGGCCATCTGTTACACGGTCTATCTGTTGTATGTAGGCCTGCCAACGTTCATGAACATTCCGTCGGACGAGGGATTCCTGTTTTCCAGCTCGGTGCTGGCGGTGGGGCTGGTAGTGCTGGTCGCCATCATGGCGTTCACTGTTATCGTCTGGGGCCTGGGCGTCGGGCCTGTCTACACCAATTAG
- a CDS encoding 4'-phosphopantetheinyl transferase family protein, translating to MNAIPPLPACCTALDNHWPLPTVLPGTVLLSTRFDPTRLLGDDFLRSAVIAPPSIQRSVAKRQAEFLAGRICARAALQELEGSNIVPPIGEDRAPVWPAHICGSITHSTGRAAAIIANRQHWRGLGMDLENLLSDERAERLAGEILTPAELQRMAAGSREQLSLLVTLTFSVKESLFKALYPIVQQRFYFEHAEVLEWTEAGQIRVRLLTDLSSEWRNGSELEAQFGVQDGQLLSLVSIPA from the coding sequence ATGAATGCCATTCCTCCCCTGCCCGCCTGCTGCACTGCGCTCGACAACCATTGGCCATTGCCGACGGTATTGCCCGGCACTGTGCTGCTCAGCACCCGTTTCGATCCGACCCGGTTACTGGGCGATGATTTTCTGCGCAGCGCTGTGATTGCGCCGCCGAGCATTCAACGTTCAGTGGCCAAGCGTCAGGCCGAGTTTCTCGCCGGGCGAATCTGTGCCCGCGCTGCGTTGCAAGAACTAGAGGGCTCGAACATCGTCCCGCCAATCGGCGAAGATCGTGCGCCGGTGTGGCCGGCGCACATCTGCGGCTCGATCACCCACAGCACCGGCCGCGCGGCAGCGATTATCGCTAACAGGCAGCACTGGCGCGGCTTGGGCATGGACCTGGAAAACCTGCTCAGCGACGAACGTGCCGAGCGTTTGGCCGGGGAAATTCTTACGCCGGCGGAACTGCAGCGCATGGCGGCCGGATCTCGGGAGCAGTTGTCGCTGCTGGTAACCCTGACGTTTTCGGTGAAGGAAAGTCTGTTCAAAGCGCTGTATCCGATCGTGCAGCAGCGCTTCTATTTCGAGCATGCCGAGGTGCTGGAATGGACTGAGGCGGGTCAGATCAGGGTGCGGTTGTTGACCGATTTATCGAGCGAATGGCGTAACGGTTCGGAGCTGGAAGCGCAGTTCGGGGTGCAGGATGGGCAGTTGTTGAGTCTGGTCAGCATTCCGGCCTGA
- a CDS encoding response regulator yields MEQQAWQVLIVEDDQRLAELTRDYLQANGLRVDIEGNGALAAARIIKEQPDLVILDLMLPGEDGLSICRKVRNQYDGPILMLTARTDDADQIQGLDLGADDYVCKPVRPRLLLARIQALLRRSDTPEPVAEKSRRLQFGPLVVDNALREAWLSDNGIELTSAEFDLLWLLVANAGRILSREEIFTALRGIGYDGQDRSIDVRISRIRPKIGDDPDHPRLIKTIRSKGYLFVPEACVDLPL; encoded by the coding sequence GTGGAGCAACAAGCGTGGCAGGTATTGATCGTCGAGGATGACCAGCGACTGGCTGAACTCACGCGCGATTATCTGCAAGCCAATGGACTGCGCGTGGACATCGAAGGCAACGGGGCGCTCGCCGCCGCGCGGATCATCAAGGAGCAGCCGGATCTGGTGATCCTTGACCTGATGCTGCCCGGCGAAGATGGCTTGAGCATTTGTCGCAAGGTGCGCAACCAGTACGACGGGCCGATCCTGATGTTGACGGCGCGTACCGATGACGCCGATCAGATTCAAGGCCTCGACCTTGGCGCCGACGACTACGTCTGCAAACCGGTGCGTCCGCGCCTGTTGTTGGCGCGGATCCAGGCGTTGCTGCGACGTAGCGATACACCCGAGCCGGTCGCAGAAAAATCCCGGCGTCTGCAATTCGGCCCACTGGTCGTCGACAACGCCCTGCGCGAAGCGTGGCTCAGCGACAACGGCATCGAACTGACCAGCGCCGAATTCGACTTGCTCTGGTTGTTGGTCGCCAACGCCGGGCGGATTTTGTCGCGCGAAGAAATCTTCACCGCCCTGCGCGGCATCGGCTACGACGGTCAGGATCGGTCGATCGATGTGCGCATATCACGCATCCGTCCGAAAATCGGCGATGACCCCGACCATCCGCGACTGATCAAGACCATCCGCAGCAAAGGCTACCTGTTTGTCCCGGAAGCCTGCGTAGACCTGCCGCTGTGA
- a CDS encoding SprT family zinc-dependent metalloprotease: MPEQLNTRVEDCYQLAESFFKRTFKRPVVSLKLRGQKAGVAHLHENLLRFNPQLYRENTEHFLKQTVAHEVAHLIAHQLFGERIQPHGEEWQLIMRGVYELPPDRCHTYEIKRRSVTRYIYKCPCPESDFPFTAQRHGLVRQGRRYLCRRCRNTLTFSGETRVE; this comes from the coding sequence ATGCCCGAGCAACTCAATACCCGCGTCGAAGATTGTTACCAACTCGCAGAATCCTTTTTCAAACGTACCTTCAAACGCCCCGTGGTCAGCCTCAAGCTGCGCGGGCAGAAAGCCGGCGTCGCGCATCTGCACGAGAACCTGCTGCGTTTCAACCCGCAGCTGTACCGGGAAAACACCGAACATTTCCTCAAGCAGACCGTGGCCCACGAAGTCGCGCACCTGATCGCCCATCAGTTGTTCGGCGAGCGCATCCAGCCCCATGGCGAAGAATGGCAATTGATCATGCGCGGCGTTTACGAACTGCCGCCTGATCGCTGCCATACCTATGAAATCAAGCGGCGCAGCGTGACTCGCTATATCTACAAGTGCCCATGCCCTGAAAGCGATTTTCCGTTTACCGCGCAGCGCCATGGTCTGGTCCGGCAGGGGCGACGGTATTTATGTCGCCGCTGCCGCAACACTTTGACGTTCAGTGGTGAGACGCGGGTGGAATAG
- a CDS encoding CaiB/BaiF CoA transferase family protein, with protein MSAPLASLKILDFSTLLPGPFASLLLADMGAEVLRIESPTRLDLLRVLPPHDGGVSASHAYLNRNKRSLALDLKQPEALDVIKRLLGDYDIVLEQFRPGVMERLGLGYEALKAINPKLIYVSITGYGQTGPYRDRAGHDINYLALAGLASYTGRADSGPLPLGMQVADVAGGSLHGVIGLLAAVIARQQTGQGTHLDVSMTDCAFSLNAMAGAGYLACGAEPDWEDQMLNGGSFYDYYRTRDGRWMSVGSLEPAFMRALCAALGCPELAAQGLSPKPDQQHALKEALRIEFERHDFAQLCEMFAGIDACVEPVLSLGEAVRHPQLQARRLVTQVPRGEGSTQAQMACPLKFSEDLPAPRHVGAALGQHTDEVLEELGLSPSKIADLRRAKVIL; from the coding sequence ATGTCTGCACCGCTGGCCTCACTGAAGATTCTCGATTTCTCGACCTTGCTACCGGGACCGTTCGCCTCGCTGCTGTTGGCCGACATGGGCGCCGAGGTGTTGCGCATCGAGTCGCCGACCCGCCTCGATCTGCTGCGGGTTCTGCCGCCGCACGATGGCGGGGTATCGGCCAGTCACGCTTACCTCAATCGCAACAAGCGCAGCCTGGCGCTGGACTTGAAGCAGCCCGAGGCGCTGGACGTGATCAAGCGATTGCTGGGCGATTACGACATTGTCCTCGAACAATTCCGCCCCGGTGTCATGGAACGTCTGGGTCTTGGCTATGAGGCGCTGAAAGCGATCAACCCGAAGCTGATTTACGTGTCGATCACCGGTTATGGCCAGACCGGCCCTTACCGGGATCGCGCCGGACACGACATCAACTATCTGGCGCTGGCGGGATTGGCTAGTTACACCGGCCGCGCCGACAGCGGGCCGCTGCCGCTGGGCATGCAAGTGGCGGACGTGGCCGGAGGATCACTGCACGGGGTGATCGGGCTTCTCGCAGCAGTGATTGCCCGGCAGCAAACCGGGCAGGGCACGCACCTGGACGTGAGCATGACCGACTGCGCCTTCAGCCTCAATGCCATGGCTGGCGCCGGATATCTGGCCTGCGGCGCAGAGCCGGATTGGGAAGACCAGATGCTCAATGGCGGCAGCTTTTACGACTACTACCGCACGCGGGATGGACGCTGGATGTCGGTCGGTAGTCTGGAGCCAGCGTTCATGCGGGCATTGTGCGCAGCGCTGGGTTGCCCGGAACTGGCGGCACAGGGATTGTCACCCAAGCCTGATCAACAGCACGCCTTGAAAGAGGCATTGCGGATCGAATTCGAGCGGCATGACTTTGCGCAATTGTGCGAGATGTTTGCCGGGATCGATGCGTGTGTCGAGCCGGTGTTGAGTCTGGGGGAAGCGGTGCGGCATCCGCAGCTACAAGCGCGTCGACTGGTAACACAGGTGCCGCGCGGGGAGGGCTCGACCCAAGCGCAGATGGCGTGTCCGCTGAAATTCTCCGAGGACTTGCCGGCACCGCGGCACGTGGGCGCGGCGTTGGGGCAGCATACCGATGAGGTGTTGGAGGAGTTGGGACTTAGCCCTTCGAAAATTGCAGACCTGCGTCGCGCCAAAGTCATTCTTTAG
- a CDS encoding ATP-binding protein, with translation MIRSLRVRLMLAATTLAVLFMLALLPAMQGAFSLALQDSIEQRLASDVTTLISAARVENGRLVMPSQLPDERFNLTDFRLLGYIYDRDGKLVWRSKATQEEQINYKPRYDGLGNEFARIREANGQEFFVYDVEVKLLGGKSAAFSIVALQPVREYETTLEGLRENLYLGFGAALLVLLALLWIGLTWGLKALRRLSQELDEIEGGTRDSLTEKHPRELLRLTGSLNRLLLSERQQRSRYRDSLDDLAHSLKTPLAVLQGVSEDMAQRPEERDQAWVLQGQIERMSQQISYQLQRASLRKSGLVRHQVRLQPVLKSLCDTLDKVYRDKHVRVAFDLQEHCYVPIEQGALLEMMGNLLENAYRLCLSEVRISVGETPAGIELCVEDDGPGVPPDQRARILERGERLDAQHPGQGIGLAVVKDIIESYNARLALGDSPMGGAAFRIHFPAV, from the coding sequence TTGATTCGTTCGCTTCGCGTTCGCCTGATGCTCGCCGCCACCACGTTGGCGGTGTTGTTCATGCTTGCCTTGCTGCCGGCGATGCAGGGCGCGTTCAGCCTCGCCTTGCAGGACTCGATCGAACAGCGCCTGGCCTCGGACGTCACCACCCTGATCTCGGCGGCGCGCGTCGAAAACGGTCGGCTGGTGATGCCCAGTCAGTTACCGGACGAGCGCTTCAACCTCACGGATTTTCGCTTGCTCGGCTACATCTACGACCGCGACGGCAAGCTGGTGTGGCGTTCCAAGGCTACTCAGGAAGAGCAGATCAACTACAAGCCGCGCTACGACGGTCTCGGCAACGAATTTGCGCGGATTCGCGAAGCCAATGGTCAGGAGTTCTTCGTTTACGACGTCGAAGTCAAACTGCTCGGCGGCAAGAGCGCAGCGTTCAGCATCGTCGCCCTGCAACCGGTGCGCGAGTACGAAACCACACTTGAAGGCCTGCGCGAGAATCTCTACCTGGGCTTCGGCGCCGCTTTGCTGGTGCTGCTGGCGCTGCTGTGGATCGGGCTGACCTGGGGCCTCAAAGCGTTGCGCCGACTCAGTCAGGAACTCGACGAAATCGAAGGCGGCACCCGCGACAGCCTGACCGAAAAGCACCCGCGCGAACTGCTGCGCCTGACCGGCTCGCTGAACCGCTTGTTACTCAGTGAACGGCAGCAGCGCAGCCGTTACCGCGATTCGCTCGACGATCTGGCTCACAGTCTGAAAACGCCGTTGGCCGTGTTGCAAGGCGTCAGCGAAGACATGGCCCAGCGCCCCGAAGAGCGTGATCAGGCCTGGGTGCTGCAGGGCCAGATCGAACGTATGAGCCAGCAGATCAGCTACCAATTGCAACGGGCCAGCCTGCGCAAAAGCGGTCTGGTGCGCCATCAGGTGCGCTTGCAACCCGTGTTGAAAAGTCTCTGCGACACGCTGGACAAGGTTTACCGCGATAAACATGTGCGTGTGGCATTCGATCTGCAGGAGCATTGCTATGTGCCGATCGAGCAGGGCGCGCTGTTGGAAATGATGGGCAACCTGCTGGAAAACGCCTATCGCCTGTGCCTGAGCGAAGTGCGCATCAGCGTTGGCGAAACCCCAGCCGGCATTGAACTATGCGTTGAAGACGACGGCCCCGGCGTGCCACCGGATCAACGCGCACGGATTCTCGAACGCGGTGAACGACTCGACGCCCAGCATCCGGGGCAGGGCATCGGGCTGGCGGTAGTCAAAGACATCATCGAAAGCTACAACGCCCGGCTGGCACTGGGCGACTCGCCGATGGGCGGGGCGGCGTTCAGAATTCATTTTCCGGCGGTTTAG
- a CDS encoding dienelactone hydrolase family protein, producing the protein MRMFLALTLLAVSSFTQAAIKTEEIPYQSADGSKLIGYYAYDDAIKGPRPGIVVVHEWWGLNDYAKRRARDLAGLGYSALAIDMYGEGKNTEHPKDALAFMQAATKDADAASKRFAAGLDLLKKQPQTDVNKLAAIGYCFGGGVVLNAARQGVPLAGVVSFHGALATKTPATPGSVKAKILVEHGALDSMVTPDNVTAFKSEMDKAGADYRFVSLEGAKHGFSNPDADRLSHGEHGGPDIGYNKAADEKSWADMKAFFQKIFS; encoded by the coding sequence ATGCGCATGTTCCTCGCCCTCACTCTGCTGGCAGTCAGCAGCTTCACCCAGGCTGCGATCAAGACTGAAGAAATCCCTTATCAAAGCGCCGACGGCAGCAAGCTGATCGGCTACTACGCCTATGACGACGCGATCAAAGGCCCACGCCCTGGCATCGTCGTGGTGCACGAATGGTGGGGCCTGAACGATTACGCCAAGCGCCGCGCGCGCGATCTCGCCGGGCTTGGTTACAGCGCGCTGGCCATTGATATGTACGGCGAAGGCAAGAACACCGAACACCCGAAGGATGCGCTGGCGTTCATGCAGGCGGCGACCAAGGATGCCGATGCCGCGAGTAAGCGCTTCGCCGCAGGGCTCGATCTGTTGAAGAAGCAACCGCAGACCGACGTCAATAAACTCGCCGCCATCGGTTATTGCTTTGGCGGTGGCGTGGTGTTGAATGCAGCGCGTCAGGGCGTGCCATTGGCAGGCGTGGTGAGCTTCCATGGCGCGCTGGCGACCAAGACTCCGGCAACGCCTGGCAGCGTCAAGGCGAAAATTCTGGTCGAGCATGGGGCGCTGGACAGCATGGTCACTCCGGACAACGTTACCGCCTTCAAGTCCGAGATGGACAAGGCCGGGGCGGACTATCGGTTTGTCAGTCTGGAGGGCGCCAAGCATGGCTTCAGCAATCCGGATGCCGACCGCTTGAGCCACGGCGAGCATGGCGGGCCGGATATCGGTTACAACAAAGCGGCGGATGAAAAATCCTGGGCGGACATGAAAGCGTTCTTTCAGAAAATCTTCAGCTAA
- a CDS encoding response regulator transcription factor, whose protein sequence is MKLLVVEDEALLRHHLQTRLTESGHVVESVANAEEALYQTGQFNFDLAVIDLGLPGMGGLDLIRQLRTGGKTFPILILTARGNWQDKVEGLAAGADDYVVKPFQFEELDARLNALLRRSSGFTQSTIVAGPLLLDLNRKQASLDEQPLALTAYEYRILEYLMRHHQQVVPKDRLMEQLYPDDDERDPNVIEVLVGRLRRKLEGPAGFKPIDTVRGLGYLFNERCT, encoded by the coding sequence ATGAAACTGTTGGTCGTCGAAGATGAGGCGCTGTTGCGTCATCACCTGCAAACCCGTCTCACGGAAAGCGGTCACGTGGTCGAATCCGTGGCCAATGCCGAAGAGGCGCTGTACCAGACCGGGCAGTTCAATTTCGATCTGGCGGTGATCGATCTCGGCCTGCCGGGAATGGGCGGGCTCGACCTGATCCGTCAGTTGCGCACGGGTGGCAAGACCTTCCCGATCCTGATCCTCACCGCGCGCGGCAATTGGCAGGACAAGGTCGAAGGGCTCGCCGCCGGTGCCGACGACTATGTGGTCAAGCCGTTCCAGTTCGAAGAACTCGACGCGCGTCTGAATGCCTTGCTGCGGCGCTCCAGCGGCTTCACCCAATCGACCATCGTCGCCGGCCCGCTGCTGCTCGATCTCAATCGCAAGCAGGCTTCCCTCGACGAACAACCGCTGGCGCTGACTGCCTACGAATATCGCATCCTCGAATACCTCATGCGCCATCATCAGCAAGTGGTGCCCAAGGATCGTTTGATGGAGCAGCTCTATCCTGACGACGACGAGCGCGATCCGAATGTCATCGAGGTGCTGGTCGGTCGCCTGCGACGCAAGCTCGAAGGCCCGGCCGGATTCAAGCCGATCGACACCGTGCGCGGCCTCGGTTACCTGTTCAATGAGCGCTGCACTTGA
- a CDS encoding dicarboxylate/amino acid:cation symporter, producing MTTRQPLYKSLYFQVIVAIAIGILLGHFYPQTGVALKPLGDGFIKLIKMVIAPIIFCTVVSGIAGMQNMKSVGKTGGYALLYFEIVSTIALLIGLIVVNVVQPGAGMHIDVTTLDASKIATYVTASKDQSIVGFLLNVIPNTIVGAFATGDILQVLMFSVIFGYALHRLGSYGRPLLDMIDRFAHVMFNIINMIMKLAPLGAFGAMAFTIGAYGVGSLVQLGQLMICFYITCVLFVVVVLGAICRAHGFSVFKLVRYIREELLIVLGTSSSESALPRMLIKMERLGAKKSVVGLVIPTGYSFNLDGTSIYLTMAAVFIAQATDTHMDITHQITLLLVLLLSSKGAAGVTGSGFIVLAATLSAVGHLPVAGLALILGIDRFMSEARALTNLVGNAVATIVVAKWVKELDTDQLQTELASGGRGIADAREEDDLGVAEGLTPSNVK from the coding sequence ATGACGACTCGTCAGCCACTGTACAAATCCCTGTATTTCCAGGTGATCGTTGCCATCGCCATCGGCATCCTGCTTGGTCACTTCTACCCTCAGACCGGTGTGGCCCTCAAGCCGCTGGGTGACGGGTTTATCAAACTGATCAAAATGGTCATCGCCCCGATCATTTTCTGTACCGTTGTCAGCGGCATCGCCGGCATGCAGAACATGAAATCCGTGGGCAAGACCGGCGGCTACGCGCTGCTGTACTTCGAAATCGTATCCACCATTGCCCTGCTGATCGGTCTGATCGTGGTCAACGTTGTGCAACCGGGCGCCGGCATGCACATCGATGTCACCACCCTCGACGCCTCGAAAATCGCCACTTACGTGACGGCCAGTAAAGACCAGAGCATTGTCGGTTTCCTCCTCAATGTGATCCCGAACACCATTGTCGGCGCGTTCGCCACCGGCGACATCCTGCAAGTGCTGATGTTCTCGGTGATCTTCGGCTACGCCCTGCATCGCCTGGGCTCGTACGGTCGTCCGTTGCTGGACATGATCGATCGCTTCGCCCACGTCATGTTCAACATCATCAACATGATCATGAAACTGGCGCCGCTGGGTGCCTTCGGTGCGATGGCGTTCACCATCGGCGCCTATGGTGTCGGCTCGCTGGTGCAACTGGGCCAGTTGATGATCTGCTTCTACATCACCTGCGTACTGTTCGTCGTGGTGGTGCTGGGCGCGATCTGCCGTGCTCACGGTTTCAGCGTGTTCAAACTGGTGCGTTACATCCGTGAAGAGCTGTTGATCGTACTGGGTACTTCCTCGTCCGAATCCGCGCTGCCACGCATGCTGATCAAGATGGAGCGTCTGGGCGCGAAGAAATCGGTAGTGGGTCTGGTGATTCCGACCGGTTACTCGTTCAACCTCGACGGTACTTCGATCTACCTGACCATGGCCGCCGTGTTCATCGCCCAGGCGACTGACACCCACATGGACATCACCCACCAGATCACCCTGTTGCTGGTGCTGCTGTTGTCCTCCAAAGGTGCGGCGGGTGTGACCGGTTCGGGCTTCATCGTTCTGGCCGCTACCCTGTCGGCAGTGGGCCACTTGCCGGTGGCCGGTCTGGCGCTGATCCTCGGTATCGACCGCTTCATGTCCGAAGCCCGCGCACTGACCAACCTGGTCGGTAACGCTGTCGCCACCATCGTGGTTGCCAAGTGGGTCAAAGAGCTGGACACCGATCAGCTGCAAACCGAGCTGGCTTCTGGCGGTCGCGGTATCGCCGACGCGCGTGAAGAAGACGACCTGGGTGTGGCTGAAGGCCTAACCCCGAGCAATGTGAAGTAA